A genomic segment from Lutibacter sp. A80 encodes:
- a CDS encoding RagB/SusD family nutrient uptake outer membrane protein — protein MKKIFYILTIYSAVLMVSCDKDILDRTPLDEISEPEFWKTTSDLELYANSFYNKLPGWSGVGFGSAQMPDVGTDLGLGTGISSRLHGSQGIPSSSTNSLWSWDEVRQANYFISNVSKAEGLETEINQFTGEGYFFRAYFYYDLLKKYGDLPIYKEYFDNLNTDALYQAKSPRNEVADFILADLDMAISLLKTKGELSTPRVNKEAAQLLKATIALYEGTWEKYHNGTSFGVTGSDGSTYLQQAANTAKELIDGGTRSLNPTYGELFNQTNLSTNSEVILWREYDYVGLGNSFGNDAQVQWPNNFSFSLSAIRSYLALDGLPTAVSSLDTDDKMLANIETNRDPRLAQTLMVPGDITVVNIDGSMLYWEEPTVGKSVGAYESQKYRIVELDASTNDYSRNTAKILMRYSEALLIYAEAKAELGTITQADLDLTINKLRERAGFDFAAYPTAKLTLNPLTDPNWPDYGYSLSNLLQEIRRERTVELMNEGFRTADLMRWRAHNLFVGVQQRPKGAYYEDLIIEVAGNLNTDSEGYLDPYAVDLANGYGFNPERDYLLAIPSEELVLNPNLTQNPGWE, from the coding sequence ATGAAAAAAATATTTTATATTCTAACAATATACTCGGCAGTCTTAATGGTGTCGTGTGACAAAGATATATTAGATAGAACACCTCTAGATGAAATATCTGAACCAGAATTTTGGAAAACCACAAGTGATTTAGAATTGTATGCAAACTCTTTTTACAATAAATTACCTGGATGGTCTGGTGTAGGTTTTGGTAGTGCTCAAATGCCTGACGTTGGTACAGATTTAGGGTTAGGTACAGGCATTTCTTCAAGATTGCATGGAAGCCAAGGTATTCCAAGCTCAAGTACTAATTCACTTTGGAGCTGGGATGAAGTAAGACAAGCTAATTACTTCATATCTAATGTTTCTAAAGCGGAAGGCTTAGAAACAGAAATCAATCAATTTACAGGTGAAGGTTATTTCTTTAGAGCTTATTTTTATTACGATTTACTAAAAAAATATGGTGATTTACCTATTTATAAAGAGTATTTCGATAATTTAAATACCGATGCTTTATACCAAGCCAAATCACCAAGAAATGAAGTTGCAGATTTTATACTTGCAGATTTAGATATGGCTATTTCACTTCTAAAAACAAAGGGAGAACTTTCTACACCTCGTGTAAATAAAGAAGCTGCTCAATTATTAAAAGCAACAATTGCTCTTTATGAAGGTACCTGGGAAAAATACCATAACGGAACAAGCTTTGGTGTAACGGGTTCTGATGGTAGCACCTATTTACAACAAGCTGCCAATACAGCTAAAGAGCTTATAGATGGAGGAACAAGAAGTTTAAACCCTACTTATGGCGAATTATTTAATCAAACAAACCTTAGCACTAATAGCGAAGTTATTCTTTGGAGAGAATATGATTATGTTGGCCTAGGAAATTCTTTTGGTAATGATGCACAAGTTCAATGGCCTAACAATTTTTCTTTTTCACTAAGTGCCATACGCAGTTATTTAGCCCTAGATGGTTTACCTACAGCAGTTAGCTCTTTAGATACAGATGATAAAATGTTAGCTAATATTGAAACGAACAGAGACCCTAGACTTGCTCAAACTTTAATGGTTCCTGGCGATATTACTGTTGTTAATATTGATGGCTCTATGCTATATTGGGAAGAACCTACTGTAGGAAAAAGTGTAGGAGCTTATGAATCTCAAAAATACAGAATTGTTGAATTAGACGCTTCTACTAATGACTATAGCAGAAATACAGCAAAAATTCTTATGAGATATAGTGAAGCATTACTTATTTATGCTGAAGCTAAAGCTGAATTAGGAACTATTACACAGGCGGATTTAGACCTTACAATAAATAAATTACGAGAAAGAGCTGGTTTTGATTTTGCTGCATATCCAACAGCAAAACTTACTTTAAACCCTTTAACTGACCCTAATTGGCCAGATTATGGATATTCATTATCAAATTTACTTCAAGAAATAAGAAGAGAAAGAACTGTTGAATTAATGAATGAAGGGTTTAGAACTGCTGACTTAATGCGATGGAGAGCACATAATCTTTTTGTAGGTGTACAACAAAGACCAAAAGGTGCTTATTACGAAGATTTAATTATTGAAGTTGCAGGTAACCTTAACACAGATTCTGAAGGATACCTAGACCCTTATGCCGTAGACTTAGCCAATGGTTACGGGTTTAACCCTGAACGCGATTATTTGCTTGCAATACCATCAGAAGAATTGGTATTAAACCCTAACTTAACACAAAATCCTGGTTGGGAATAA
- a CDS encoding GntR family transcriptional regulator, giving the protein MKEKIIFNIIHTSDIPKYQQLVNAVNNAIANNEISIGDLLPSVNSICKTHKLSRDTVFKAYSILKEQQIIESVPNKGYYVASKTKKILLVLDTFKAYKEVLYHSFIKNLPNNIITDVQFHHYNINNFKTIINNSIGNYYKYVVMGFNSKEVPKVLSKINNDKLLLIDWNIHAKPENNYVFQDFGESFYNALKKATLLFKKYKEVNFLYPTFTNHPIETVTFFKKYCKKHQFKYNIITDPKEINFKKECAYISVSDRVLGVFLEQCRNKNFEPGVDIGFLSYNETPMKKFIYKGISVVSTDFKEMGIKAAEFITEDKQIQEYIATELIVRESL; this is encoded by the coding sequence ATGAAAGAAAAAATAATATTTAACATTATACATACTAGTGATATTCCAAAATATCAACAACTAGTGAATGCTGTTAATAATGCCATTGCCAATAATGAAATATCTATTGGTGATTTACTACCTTCTGTAAATAGTATTTGTAAAACTCATAAACTCTCTAGAGATACTGTTTTTAAAGCATATTCAATTTTAAAAGAACAACAAATTATAGAATCTGTTCCTAATAAAGGATATTATGTAGCTAGTAAAACAAAAAAAATATTACTTGTTTTAGATACATTTAAAGCTTACAAAGAAGTTTTATATCATTCCTTTATAAAAAATCTACCAAATAATATTATTACAGATGTACAATTTCATCATTATAACATAAACAATTTTAAAACCATTATAAATAACAGTATTGGTAATTATTACAAATATGTAGTAATGGGATTTAACTCTAAAGAAGTCCCAAAAGTTTTATCCAAAATTAACAATGATAAATTATTATTAATAGATTGGAATATTCATGCTAAACCAGAAAATAATTATGTTTTTCAAGATTTTGGAGAGTCTTTTTATAATGCATTAAAAAAAGCTACCCTATTATTTAAAAAATATAAAGAAGTTAATTTTTTATACCCAACATTTACAAATCACCCAATAGAAACCGTTACCTTTTTTAAGAAATATTGCAAAAAACATCAATTTAAATATAACATTATTACCGACCCAAAAGAAATTAACTTTAAAAAAGAATGTGCATATATAAGCGTAAGTGATAGAGTTTTAGGAGTGTTTTTAGAACAATGTAGAAATAAAAACTTTGAACCTGGAGTAGATATCGGATTTCTATCGTACAACGAAACTCCGATGAAAAAGTTTATCTACAAAGGCATTTCGGTAGTTTCAACAGATTTTAAAGAAATGGGAATAAAAGCAGCTGAATTTATTACAGAAGACAAACAAATACAAGAATATATAGCAACAGAATTAATAGTAAGAGAATCATTATAA
- a CDS encoding xylulokinase: MYYIGFDLGSSSIKAALIEASTGKSIGVTQYPEKEMTIIAEQTGWAEQDPNLWWKNICKVTQKLLAQTGVSSNKIKGIGIAYQMHGLVVVDKNKQVLRPSIIWCDSRAVEIGNTTFKGIGEDKCVSNLLNSPGNFTLSKLKWVKENEPKIFEKIDKLLLPGDFIALKLTDEATTTISGLSEGIMWDFKQNKPADWLFNYMGISIDLIPTIVPTFANQGTVTKKASKEIGLPEGIPVLYRAGDQPNNAMSLNAFNPGEIAATGGTSGVVYAITDSTTTRESIRINNFAHVNYSKKQPRIGKLLNINGAGIQYSWMKKNIAASTDSYNDMNNLAASVPVGSEGLRILPYGNGAERMLNNTNKGASFFNLNFNKHNKAHLLRAALEGIAFSFVNGIDILKNDGVELSAIRAGNDNLFRSEIFSNTIATLVNTDINIIDTTGAIGAARAAGVSKGDFKTLDEAFSDNEHVMTYHPLKDKKIYTDVYDVWKQDLEKQYNK, encoded by the coding sequence ATGTATTACATCGGATTTGATTTAGGAAGTTCGTCAATTAAAGCAGCTTTAATTGAAGCAAGTACAGGGAAATCTATTGGGGTTACTCAATATCCAGAAAAAGAAATGACCATTATAGCAGAACAAACTGGTTGGGCTGAACAAGACCCAAATTTATGGTGGAAAAACATTTGTAAAGTAACTCAAAAATTATTGGCTCAAACAGGAGTTTCTTCAAACAAAATAAAAGGAATTGGTATTGCTTATCAAATGCACGGATTAGTGGTTGTTGATAAAAATAAACAAGTATTAAGACCTTCAATTATCTGGTGCGATAGTAGAGCTGTAGAAATTGGAAATACTACTTTTAAAGGTATTGGAGAAGATAAATGTGTTTCAAATTTATTAAACTCACCCGGAAACTTCACACTTTCAAAATTAAAATGGGTAAAAGAAAATGAACCTAAAATTTTTGAAAAAATTGATAAATTATTATTACCAGGAGATTTTATAGCATTAAAATTAACTGATGAGGCAACTACCACAATTTCTGGACTTTCAGAAGGAATTATGTGGGATTTTAAACAAAATAAACCTGCAGATTGGTTATTTAATTATATGGGAATTAGTATCGATTTAATTCCAACAATTGTTCCAACCTTCGCAAACCAAGGAACAGTAACAAAAAAAGCTTCAAAAGAAATTGGTTTACCTGAAGGGATTCCAGTATTATACAGAGCTGGAGACCAACCAAACAACGCAATGTCGTTAAACGCTTTTAACCCTGGTGAAATAGCAGCTACTGGAGGTACATCAGGAGTTGTGTATGCTATTACAGATAGCACTACCACCAGAGAAAGTATTAGAATTAACAATTTTGCGCATGTAAATTACTCTAAAAAACAACCTAGAATTGGAAAGTTATTAAACATTAATGGTGCAGGAATTCAATATAGTTGGATGAAAAAAAATATTGCAGCATCAACCGATTCTTATAATGATATGAACAACCTAGCAGCTTCCGTACCTGTTGGATCCGAAGGTTTAAGAATTTTACCCTACGGAAATGGAGCAGAACGTATGCTAAATAATACGAATAAAGGAGCGAGCTTTTTCAACTTAAATTTCAACAAACATAATAAGGCTCATTTATTAAGAGCTGCGCTTGAAGGCATCGCATTTTCATTTGTAAACGGTATAGATATTTTAAAAAATGATGGTGTAGAACTTTCGGCCATTAGAGCAGGAAATGATAATTTATTTAGATCAGAAATATTTTCAAATACCATTGCAACATTAGTTAATACAGATATTAATATTATAGATACTACTGGAGCTATTGGAGCAGCACGTGCTGCTGGTGTTAGTAAAGGTGATTTTAAAACATTGGATGAAGCTTTTTCAGACAATGAACACGTAATGACATATCATCCTTTGAAAGACAAAAAAATATATACCGATGTATATGACGTTTGGAAACAAGATTTAGAAAAACAATATAATAAATAA